Genomic DNA from Niabella ginsenosidivorans:
GGAACACGATGCCTGCACCTACAAAATTCAGGGCCTACTCCCAAAAACAAGGGCTGGTGCGCGGACAGAGCTTTGGCACGAACCCCATGCAGCAATCCAAACAATAATTAGGGGCATTGAGTACAAAAGTGGTTGTATTACAGAGGTAGTGATCTGCGTATTCCCCATACACATTTTTGAAGGGGCTGTATCAAAAGTCGCTTTAACAACGGAATGTCGTTCTGAACTTGTTTCAGAATCTATTGATAATCGTATGTGATTTTTAGATACCGGATCAAGTCCGGTATGACAATAATGACTTTGGATACAGCCTGTTTTATAGTTCCGGTAAATCCTGATTAATCGGATACAGGCGTTACCGTATATCCTTTTTCCCTTAGCAAATGGATGAGACCATCAGTGCCGCCCAGATGCCCGGCACCTACTGCAAAAAGCGTTGGGCTGTTTTTCATCTTATCCGGCATCAGGGTGACCCAGTTCCTGTTCCGTTCTTTTAATAATCGTATTTCCTGGCCTGTATTCATAAACTCCGGGTTATTCATTAACGCCGTCAGCTTCGTTAATTGTTCAGTTTTATAATAGGTTACCAGTTGTTTCATATAGGCAGCAGAGCTGTTCAGTTCCTTTAGAGAGCCAATTAATTCATCAATCGTGTTCATGGATCTTATAAGGCCTATCTGAAAATCGACTGATTCCAGGTGATCCAGTTTTAATGAATTGGCCAATGCCATATTATATAGTTCCTGTTCCATCATTTTTACATTTCCGCCGCCGGAACAATCGATCGTTTTTATGGTCAGCATGGACATAAGTCCAAAGGGAGAGACAAATTTCAACGCTTCCGCTGTAAGCCTGTTTTCTTTAAACAGGCTGTCCAGGATGTGCATTTTTTCTGCGTTCAGCGTATCCAGTATACCGGGTACCGGTTTCATCAGATCCAGCAGCTTTTCGGATCCTTCTGTATTATTGACATCTGCTTCAAATGTTATAGTCTTTACCAGTTGCATTACAGCCCTGACCTTGGGTTTTATTTCA
This window encodes:
- a CDS encoding TraB/GumN family protein, which produces MKNQLLKIKIFLAIAGLLLCAPAIYLNAQEGNSVLWRISGNHLPAPSYLLGTMHVLCASDFEIKPKVRAVMQLVKTITFEADVNNTEGSEKLLDLMKPVPGILDTLNAEKMHILDSLFKENRLTAEALKFVSPFGLMSMLTIKTIDCSGGGNVKMMEQELYNMALANSLKLDHLESVDFQIGLIRSMNTIDELIGSLKELNSSAAYMKQLVTYYKTEQLTKLTALMNNPEFMNTGQEIRLLKERNRNWVTLMPDKMKNSPTLFAVGAGHLGGTDGLIHLLREKGYTVTPVSD